The genomic region TTTCCGCCCGGACCGAGCGCGGCCAACGGAACGAAAAATCCCGCGAACGGAAACATGGAACCCATATCTTTGCGCGTCAGAGTTTCCTCGATCGGATGTTTTCGAAACGATTTTGCGAGAACCATTCCCGCTTGTCCTTGAATTTGAGAAAGAGGTCCTTTCAAAAATTCATAACCGGATTTTTCCAAAAGCCATTGAAAGTTTTCGGTTCCCTTCGGATCGACCGTGATGAACACCTTTCCCTTTTTCTTTTCGATAAAATCGAGGATCGCGTTCTGCGCTTCTTTGGAAAACGCGACCGTCGGTCCGGTGATCATCAATACGTCCGTGTCTTCGGGAATTCTTCCCGGCCAACCTTCCGCGATTCCGAGCCCTTTCACTTTGAAGTTTAAGAAACTCAACGAGTTGGAAAGAATTCCCACTTTTTCGTTCGGAAGATTTTGGAAGATCGGAGAAAATCTTTCTCCGTTGGATTGCGTGAAGTAAACGTTCTTTTCTTCGGTTGTGATGTTTACGACCGCTTGTATGAGCTTGCGTTCCAAATCTTCCAAATCCGTTTTTTCACGAATCGAAAGTTTTTGTTCCGCGTATTGTTTTCCGTCTTCGGTCAAAGGTTTTTTGGTCCTAAGAAGAATGATCCCGTTCGAAACCTGACCGAACTCCGCAAGATCGTCCAGTTCCACGTCCGCGTTGATAAAACGAACCTTAAACTGCGGACTCAAGGATTTGAGTTGATCCAAATAAATTTCCAGATCGGGACGGATTCTCCGGAGGGAAAAAGAATTCGCCTTATCGCTCGAGGAAGAATTCTCCAGAGGTCTCGGATAAAAAGCGATCACTTCGACTTCTTTGTTGACGCTTTTGAGAATTTTGGCTCCGGAAGAACTGAAAGAATATTGACCTTTTGAACTCAGATCGAAGTTGTGATTTCGCATTACGGAAACGTAATTTACGATCACGAGCGCCACGAATACGATCGCGAGATTCAGAATGAAGTAACGGACGAGCGCCTGTTTGGAAGTTTTTAAAACGCTCTGCGCTCCGGCCGAATCCTTTCCCAATTCCTTTAAAAGGGTAAGAATTAAAAATCCGAACACTGACAAAACGAGAAACACCAAAAGGATTTCACGGATTCTTTCGTTGCCGGAACCGGTGGAATTCGACTTAAGCGCGAGTTCCTCGAGAAACACGCGAAGGTGATAGATTCCGAACGAAACAAGACCGAGGCCCGCGGCTATATAAGAATTCCATTCTTCTTTAATATTCTTTTTTTGAAACCAGCGATAAACGGGTTCGAATATCAAAACCGTTAATACGAAACCCATCCAGAGCCAACGATTGGCCGGCAATTGAATGCTGTCGCGAACCGGAAAATACAAAAACAGGGAAGCGAGCGAAACCCAGGGAAAAATTCTCAACAAAACGGATTCTTTCATCCTCTCCATCTCCTAGATTCCAAAACTTTCACGGTGAGATAAAGAAAGAACAACGCTCCACTCACAAAGAAAACGATTCCGTTCAAAGGCAGAACTCCTTTACAAAACGCGATGAAGTGCGAAAAAATATGGAGGTGATAGAGGATCTTTCTCGTTACCGAATCGAACAGATACGAAAAATATCCCGAAACCCAAAGGGTCAAAACGATCACGATCGAAATCAGAAGAGAAGTCATCTGATTCTTACCGAGACTACTTCCGAAAAGTCCGATCGCAAAGGAAAAAATTCCCAAAAGAAAAACTCCGATCGTTCCCGAAACTACGATATAAAGCGGGGCCTTCCAAAAAGAATATAAGAAGATCGGAAACAATCCGTTTACGAAAACCGAAATCAAAAAACAGATCAAGGTTCCGAACGCGAACTTACCCGCGACGATTTCCAGATCCGTGATCGGAGCCGTAAATAAAAACTCCAGAGTTCCGCGGTTTCTTTCTTCCGTGATACTTCCCATCGCGAGAATCAACATCGCTATGATGATCGTGGACATAAAGGAAAGAAACGTGATCACGGTCGTATCGACGTAGTTCGTGCCTGAGTTAAAATTCAGAATCAACACGAAGAGAGAATTTAAAAAGGCGGTTCCGCCGAAAACCAAGGGAGCCATAAAGGTTCCGAAGAACACTTTGACTTCTTTGAAAAAAATCCATTTAATATTTTGAAACATAGTTTCTAAACCTGATTCATAAAAATCTGTTCTAA from Leptospira kmetyi serovar Malaysia str. Bejo-Iso9 harbors:
- a CDS encoding ABC transporter permease is translated as MFQNIKWIFFKEVKVFFGTFMAPLVFGGTAFLNSLFVLILNFNSGTNYVDTTVITFLSFMSTIIIAMLILAMGSITEERNRGTLEFLFTAPITDLEIVAGKFAFGTLICFLISVFVNGLFPIFLYSFWKAPLYIVVSGTIGVFLLGIFSFAIGLFGSSLGKNQMTSLLISIVIVLTLWVSGYFSYLFDSVTRKILYHLHIFSHFIAFCKGVLPLNGIVFFVSGALFFLYLTVKVLESRRWRG
- a CDS encoding Gldg family protein is translated as MKESVLLRIFPWVSLASLFLYFPVRDSIQLPANRWLWMGFVLTVLIFEPVYRWFQKKNIKEEWNSYIAAGLGLVSFGIYHLRVFLEELALKSNSTGSGNERIREILLVFLVLSVFGFLILTLLKELGKDSAGAQSVLKTSKQALVRYFILNLAIVFVALVIVNYVSVMRNHNFDLSSKGQYSFSSSGAKILKSVNKEVEVIAFYPRPLENSSSSDKANSFSLRRIRPDLEIYLDQLKSLSPQFKVRFINADVELDDLAEFGQVSNGIILLRTKKPLTEDGKQYAEQKLSIREKTDLEDLERKLIQAVVNITTEEKNVYFTQSNGERFSPIFQNLPNEKVGILSNSLSFLNFKVKGLGIAEGWPGRIPEDTDVLMITGPTVAFSKEAQNAILDFIEKKKGKVFITVDPKGTENFQWLLEKSGYEFLKGPLSQIQGQAGMVLAKSFRKHPIEETLTRKDMGSMFPFAGFFVPLAALGPGGKIFEAFTLMESGGDSILDKNNNGKQDAGEEKRNVILGMILKTVPKIQNAQNTSSENKKESPINLGASDANAQNDSNPLAIPGTKPENGSDSQNANTSAQNNDANSKEEGRVVIFSGTSWITDQFISYGANYELATSAITWMYQDLSLSSIQPKKEEVNTVSLTDVQKRTVWILGMFIFPGLIALVSSAVLIQKRRREGEES